From a single Papaver somniferum cultivar HN1 unplaced genomic scaffold, ASM357369v1 unplaced-scaffold_19, whole genome shotgun sequence genomic region:
- the LOC113338498 gene encoding uncharacterized protein LOC113338498, which produces MAMRVILTKISPFASLEASSLGFIEGAQRVRRYIFDPEAYRREKLDKGVDLKEDMTIAELDELFRSSSLEDLCKVNWNKYSKNKLSFAETRTESTKEMERLVRKMMLDEMDKKKKKFVDREEKRIDDDMRKGN; this is translated from the exons ATGGCGATGAGAGTAATTTTGACCAAGATATCTCCTTTTGCTTCTTTGGAGGCATCATCATTAGGTTTCATTGAAGGAGCACAGAGGGTTCGTCGTTACATTTTTGATCCAGAAGCTTACCGCAGAGAAAAACTCGACAAG GGAGTGGATTTGAAGGAGGATATGACTATCGCTGAATTGGACGAATTGTTCAGATCATCGAGTTTGGAGGATTTGTGCAAAGTAAATTGGAACAAGTATTCAAAAAACAAACTTAGTTTTGCGGAAACTAGGACTGAGAGTACGAAGGAAATGGAGAGGTTAGTTCGGAAGATGATGCTTGATGAAAtggataagaagaaaaagaagttcgTAGATAGGGAAGAAAAACGAATCGATGATGACATGCGTAAGGGAAATTGA